From one Streptomyces chromofuscus genomic stretch:
- the sugE gene encoding quaternary ammonium compound efflux SMR transporter SugE has translation MAWVLLLVAGLLEVGWSIGMKYTDGFTRLVPSLFTGAGIVASMLLLSYAAKSLPIGTAYGVWVGIGAAGSAVLGMVLLGEPATAARIFFVCLLLVAVVGLKATSGH, from the coding sequence ATGGCCTGGGTTCTGCTGCTCGTCGCCGGCCTGCTCGAAGTCGGCTGGTCGATCGGGATGAAGTACACCGACGGCTTCACCCGGCTCGTCCCCAGCCTGTTCACCGGCGCCGGCATCGTCGCCAGCATGCTGCTGCTTTCGTACGCCGCGAAATCCCTGCCCATCGGCACCGCCTACGGCGTCTGGGTCGGGATCGGGGCGGCGGGGTCGGCGGTGCTCGGCATGGTGCTGCTGGGCGAGCCGGCCACCGCCGCCCGGATCTTCTTCGTCTGTCTGCTGCTGGTCGCCGTCGTCGGCCTGAAGGCGACCTCCGGTCACTGA
- a CDS encoding transglycosylase domain-containing protein, translating into MSDEPQPQQPNQGGPGEGRPERPRRTGWRRIIPTWRTVLVTCVVGVLLLIGLFYLGYSLVRIPPANALATKQSNVYLYADGSQLARDGEVNRENVALAQISKDAQHAVLAAEDRDFHTESAIDPKAMVRAAWNTATGKGKQSGSTITQQYVKNYYLAQEQTVTRKVKEFFISIKLDQEKSKNEILEGYLNTSYFGRNAYGIQAAAQAYYGMDATELDAARGAYLAALLNAPSEYDVVAHPENKRAAQARWNYVLDGMVKEGWLTRSERAGLKFPMPKEATVSTGMSGQRGYVVDAIKQYLVAHDVVDADSLEAGGYRITTTLQKPRQDAFVKAVNDQLISKLDKENRKVDTYVRAGGAAVDPKTGKVVAMYGGIDYVKQYTNGATRRDFQVGSIFKPFVFTSAVENGSATQNGTPITPNTYYDGTNKRPVQGWSDAYAPENEDQVSYGDITVREATDKSVNAVYAQMAVDVGPDKVVRTAVDLGLPSSTPELGPYPSIALGVAHASVLDMAEAYATLANHGEHGTYTLIEKITRQGSEVVELPERRTTQAVSREAADTTTAVLQSVVENGTATAAQAAGRPAAGKTGTAEEDQAAWFAGYTPDLATVVAVMGQDPVTADHESLYGAMGLERVNGGGAPAEIWAQFTKDALKGTPVTDFDLRLQDGADVVYQPPAPPAGDRETDVPGDEETAGTGDPATPGEAQGGTTDGGATADGGTTSGGTPTDGGPTGGETDGTTTDGGTTTDGGTTTDGGTTTGGDTTTGGTSSGGTLGGITGGGTSTGTTTSGTQTTRGE; encoded by the coding sequence ATGAGCGACGAGCCGCAGCCGCAGCAGCCGAACCAGGGCGGGCCCGGGGAGGGGAGACCCGAGCGGCCGAGGCGCACCGGCTGGCGCCGGATCATCCCGACCTGGCGCACGGTGCTGGTCACCTGCGTCGTCGGCGTCCTGCTGCTGATCGGCCTGTTCTACCTCGGCTACTCACTGGTCAGGATCCCGCCCGCGAACGCGCTGGCGACCAAGCAGAGCAACGTCTACCTGTACGCCGACGGCTCCCAGCTCGCCCGGGACGGCGAGGTCAACCGGGAGAACGTCGCCCTCGCCCAGATCTCCAAGGACGCGCAGCACGCCGTGCTGGCCGCCGAGGACCGCGACTTCCACACCGAGTCCGCGATCGACCCCAAGGCGATGGTGCGGGCGGCCTGGAACACGGCGACCGGCAAGGGCAAGCAGTCCGGCTCCACGATCACCCAGCAGTACGTGAAGAACTACTACCTGGCCCAGGAACAGACGGTCACCCGGAAGGTCAAGGAGTTCTTCATCTCGATCAAGCTCGATCAGGAGAAGAGCAAGAACGAGATCCTGGAGGGCTACCTCAACACCAGCTACTTCGGCCGCAACGCCTACGGCATCCAGGCCGCCGCCCAGGCCTACTACGGCATGGACGCCACCGAACTGGACGCGGCCCGCGGCGCCTACCTCGCCGCGCTGCTGAACGCGCCCAGTGAGTACGACGTCGTCGCCCACCCGGAGAACAAGCGGGCCGCGCAGGCCCGCTGGAACTACGTCCTGGACGGCATGGTCAAGGAGGGCTGGCTCACGCGGTCCGAGCGGGCCGGCCTGAAGTTCCCGATGCCGAAGGAGGCCACCGTCTCCACCGGCATGTCCGGGCAGCGCGGCTATGTCGTCGACGCGATCAAGCAGTACCTCGTCGCCCACGACGTCGTCGACGCGGACTCCCTCGAAGCGGGCGGCTACCGCATCACCACCACCCTGCAGAAGCCCAGGCAGGACGCCTTCGTCAAGGCCGTGAACGACCAGTTGATCTCCAAGCTGGACAAGGAGAACCGCAAGGTCGACACCTACGTCCGCGCGGGCGGCGCCGCCGTCGACCCGAAGACGGGCAAGGTCGTCGCGATGTACGGCGGCATCGACTACGTCAAGCAGTACACCAACGGGGCGACCCGGCGGGACTTCCAGGTCGGCTCCATCTTCAAGCCGTTCGTCTTCACCTCGGCCGTCGAGAACGGCTCCGCCACCCAGAACGGCACGCCCATCACCCCCAACACCTACTACGACGGCACCAACAAGCGCCCGGTACAGGGCTGGAGCGACGCCTACGCGCCGGAGAACGAGGACCAGGTGTCGTACGGCGACATCACGGTCCGCGAGGCCACCGACAAGTCCGTCAACGCCGTGTACGCGCAGATGGCCGTCGACGTCGGCCCCGACAAGGTCGTGCGGACCGCGGTCGACCTCGGCCTGCCCTCCAGCACCCCGGAACTCGGCCCGTACCCGTCGATCGCGCTCGGCGTGGCGCACGCGAGCGTCCTGGACATGGCGGAGGCGTACGCGACGCTCGCGAACCACGGTGAGCACGGCACGTACACCCTGATCGAGAAGATCACCCGGCAGGGCTCCGAGGTCGTCGAGCTGCCCGAGCGGCGCACCACCCAGGCCGTCAGCCGCGAGGCCGCCGACACCACGACGGCGGTCCTCCAGAGCGTCGTGGAGAACGGCACCGCCACCGCCGCGCAGGCCGCCGGCCGCCCGGCCGCCGGCAAGACCGGTACGGCGGAGGAGGACCAGGCGGCCTGGTTCGCCGGCTACACACCCGACCTCGCCACCGTCGTCGCCGTGATGGGCCAGGACCCGGTCACCGCCGACCACGAGTCGCTGTACGGCGCGATGGGCCTGGAGCGCGTCAACGGCGGCGGGGCGCCCGCCGAGATCTGGGCCCAGTTCACCAAGGACGCCCTCAAGGGCACCCCGGTCACCGACTTCGACCTGCGGCTCCAGGACGGCGCCGACGTGGTGTACCAGCCCCCGGCCCCGCCCGCCGGCGACCGGGAGACCGACGTTCCCGGGGACGAGGAGACCGCCGGCACCGGCGATCCCGCGACCCCGGGCGAGGCGCAGGGCGGCACGACCGACGGCGGGGCGACGGCCGACGGCGGTACGACGTCCGGGGGCACGCCCACGGACGGCGGGCCGACCGGCGGGGAGACCGACGGGACCACCACGGACGGCGGCACCACCACCGACGGCGGCACGACGACCGACGGGGGCACCACCACCGGCGGTGACACGACCACGGGCGGCACGAGCTCCGGCGGCACCCTGGGCGGCATCACCGGCGGCGGAACGTCCACGGGGACGACGACCTCGGGGACGCAGACCACCCGCGGGGAGTGA